In the Desulfuromonas sp. DDH964 genome, CCGGCCAATTTCAATAGCCCCGGGCAGGTGGTCATAGCCGGTCACGCCGGTGCTGTCGAGCGCGCCATGGAGCTTGCCAAGGCACGGGGTGCCAAGCGGGCGCTGCCGCTGCCGGTTTCTGCTCCTTTCCACTGCGCTCTGATGGAACCGGCCGGTCTCCGTTTGCGCGAGGTGCTGGCGGGGATTACCGTTGCGGAGCTTCAGCTCCCCGTGGTGAGCAATGTCGAAGCGCTCCCCAACCGGGATGCGAGCCGGGTCCGGGATTTGCTGGTCTCCCAGGTCAGTGCGCCGGTCCGCTGGGACGAATCGGTGCAGGCCATGGTCGAACTCGGCGTGGACCGCTTCGTCGAGATCGGCCCCGGCAAGGTTCTTTCCGGCCTGGTCAAGCGCATTGCCAAGGGGGTAACGACGCAGAATGTTGAAGATTGCTCCAGTCTCAAGGTATTCTGAGGATCGGAAAGGAATCGGCTACGATGCTGTTGACTGATAAGGTTGCCGTTGTCACCGGAGCTTCCCGGGGAATCGGACGGCACATTGCTCTCGACCTCGCCGGTCGCGGTGCCCGGATTGTCGCCTCGGCCCGCAACGTTGATGCCCTTGATTCCCTGATCGCAGAAATCGTTGCCGCCGGTGGTTCGGCCCTGGCTGTTGCCGCCGACGTTGCCGTAGCCGCCGATGCGGAGCAATTGATCGCAGCGGCGATGGAGCACTTCGGCCGCGTCGATATTCTGGTCAACAATGCCGGGATCACCCGGGATGGCTTGCTGCTGCGGATGAAGGAAGAGGATTGGGATGCCGTTCTCGACACCAACCTCAAGGGTGCTTTTCTCTGCACGCGGGCGGCTGCCAAGGTGATGAGCAAGCAGAAATTCGGGCGGATTATCAATATCTCTTCGGTCGTCGGCGAAATGGGGAATCCCGGGCAGGCGAACTATTGCGCCAGCAAGGCCGGACTGCTCGGCCTGACCAAATCCGTGGCCCGTGAACTCGCTCGCCGCAACGTGACGGTCAACGCCATTACGCCCGGTTTTATCGTCACCGACATGACCGACTCCCTGCCCGAGAAGGCTCGTGAGGAACTGGTCAGCCAGATTCCTCTCGGGCGTTTTGGGACCCCCGAGGATATCGCCTTCAGCGTCGCCTTTCTTGCCAGTGACCAGGCCGGCTACATTTCCGGACAGGTGCTGGGTGTGAACGGCGGCATGTACATGTAGCCAACCTTTAACCCGGATTCAGACCGATCGCTGATCGGCTCGAACATTCAAACAAGGAGGTGAAGCAAATGGCTTCGATTGAGGAAAGGGTCAAGCAGATTGTTGCCGAGCAGCTCGGCGTCGACGAGGAGCAGGTCACCAACGAAGCGTCTTTTATGGACGATCTCGGTGCCGATTCTCTGGACACAGTAGAACTGGTGATGGCTCTGGAAGAAGAGTTCGACATCGAGATTTCCGATGAAGATGCCGAAAAGATCCAGACCGTCCAGGATGCCGTTGACTACATCGGCGAGCACTCCTGAGTGGTTAGCCCGGGGGAAGGGGGCCGTGGCTCTCTTCTCCCGGTATGCTCCCGCTGGGGTGCAGAAACCTTCGGACTTGATCCCTGCTGTTTCAGGCAGCTTGCAGACGCTAGTTCAGCCTGCATCGATACCGGCCTTCACGGAGGAACGAGAGAACCATGCGTAGAGTCGTTGTTACCGGGGTAGGAGTTATCTCCGCCCTTGGCACCGGGAATGAAAAGAACTGGTCCGCTCTGATGAACGGCCAGTCGGGCATCGACCGCATCAGCCGTTTTGATGCTTCTGATCTGCCGACCCAGATTGCCGGGGAAGTCAAGGATTTCAACGCGGAAGACTTCATCGACAAAAAAGAGATCAAGAAGATGGATCTCTTTATCCAGTATGCCCTCGGCGCGGCCGAGCTTGCGATGCAGGATTCGGGTTTGCAGATTACCGACGAGAATGCCGAGCGGGTCGGAGTACTGGTCGGCGCCGGGTTGGGAGGCCTGCCCGCCATCGAGCGTTACCATGAGGCGATGCTCGAAAATGGCTACAAGAAGATTTCGCCTTTCTTTATCCCGATGCTGATCATCAACCTGGCACCCGGGCATATCTCCATCCGTTACGGCGCCAAGGGTCCGAATGTCTCCTCGGTTTCCGCCTGTGCCACCGGCACCCATTCCATTGGGGATGCCTTCCGGATGATCCAGCGCGGTGACGCCGATGCCATGATCGCCGGGGGGACCGAATCGACGATTACGCCCCTTGGCATTGCCGGCTTCAATGTCATGAAAGCCCTGTCCACCCGCAACGATGATCCGACGGGCGCCAGTCGCCCCTTCGAGAAGGGACGGGATGGTTTTATCATGGCGGAAGGGGCCGGAATCGTCATCCTCGAAGAATTCGAAGCGGCCAAGGCGCGCGGGGCAAAGATCTATGCCGAGGTCTGTGGCTATGGTCTGACCGGCGACGCCTACCACCTGACCGCGCCGGCTCCGGGCGGTGAAGGGGCCGCACGCTGCATCAAGATGGCCCTGAAGACGGCCGGCGTCAACCCGGAAGAGGTCGACTACATCAACGCCCACGGGACCTCGACCCACTTCAACGATCTCTACGAGACGATGGCGATCAAGAGCGTCTTCGGTGGCCACGCCGGAAAATTGATGGTCAGTTCGACCAAGAGCATGACCGGCCACGCCCTCGGCGCCGCCGGTGGTCTCGAGGCGGTCTTCACCCTGCTCGGGATGGAGCGCGGCGCGGTACCGCCGACCATCAACTATCAGGAGCCCGATCCTGAATGCGATCTCGATTACGTCCCCAATTCCGCCCGTCAGGCGCAGGTTAAGGTGGCCCTTTCCAACTCCTTCGGGTTCGGTGGTACCAATGCCACCCTCCTGTTCCGGAAGGTTTGAGGACGTGATGATTCTTCTTGCCAGCGATCATGGTGGTCTCGAATTGAAAGACGCCATCCGGCAGGAGCTGGTTGCGCGCGGCATCGAGGTGAGTGACCTCGGTGCCATGAAAGGTGAATCGGTCGATTATCCCGACTATGCCGAAAAGGTCGCGCGGGCCATCGCCCGCGGTGAATCGGACCAGGGGATCCTGATCTGCGGAACCGGCATCGGGATGTCGATTGTCGCCAACAAGTTTCCCGGGGTGCGGGCGGCCCTGGTCAGTGACGAGTTCACCGCGCGGATGGCGAAGGAACACAATAATGCCAATGTCCTGGTCATGGGAGGGCGGGTCCTGCAGATCGACCAGGCCCTGGCCATGTTGCGGATCTGGCTCGAGACCCCTTTCGAGGGAGGTCGGCACCAGCGGCGTCTGGATAAGATTTCACAGATTGAGGACGAGTTTCGCAGCGGGCGGTTTTAGCCCGGACCGATTCAACCAGATGGGCAGGCTCGCGGCCTGCCCATTCACTTTCCGGCACTTCGCGCTCTGGCGCGGTGCAGTCTTCCCGTGGAGGATTCCCCATGTCTCTTACTCTTGCCCAATTCGATCCCGAGATTGCCGGTGCTATCCGCCGCGAGACGGAGCGTCAGGAATACAGCCTGGAGTTCATCGCTTCGGAGAACTTTGTCAGCGAGCAGGTTCTCGAAGCGCAGGGCTCGGTTCTTACCAACAAGTACGCGGAAGGCTATCCGGGCAAGCGCTATTACGGCGGTTGCGAATTTGTCGATATCGCCGAGGACCTCGCCATTGACCGGGCCCGGCAGCTGTTCGGCGCCGAACATGCCAATGTTCAGCCCCACTCCGGTTCCCAGGCGAATATGGCGGTCTATTTCTCCGTCTGCCAGCCGGGGGATACCGTTCTCGGCATGAATCTCGCCCACGGCGGCCATTTGACCCACGGTTCACCGGTCAATTTCTCCGGCAAGCTCTTCAATATCGTCCCTTACGGGGTCAGTCGCGACACCGGAACCATCGATTACGACGAGGTCGAAAAGTTGGCCCGGGAACACCAGCCGAAGCTGATCGTCGTTGGCGCCAGCGCCTACCCGCGCACCCTCGATTTTGCAGCCTTCCGCCGCGTCGCCGACGAAGTGGGGGCCGTGGTGATGGTTGATATGGCGCATATTGCCGGCCTGGTCGCCGCCGGCGAGCACCCCAACCCGGTTCCCTACGCCGAGTTCGTCACCACCACCACCCACAAGACCCTGCGCGGCCCCCGTGGTGGGATGATACTCTGCCGCGAAGAATACGCCAAGAAACTCAACAGCAATATCTTCCCCGGGATCCAGGGTGGACCGCTGATGCACGTTATCGCCGCCAAGGCGGTGGCCTTTCGCGAGGCGTTGCAACCGGAATTCAGGACCTATGCGGCACAGGTGGTCAAGAACGCCAAAGCGTTGGCGGCCGGCCTGCTCGAGCGTGGTTTCAACCTGGTCTCCGGGGGGACCGATAATCACCTGATGCTGGTCGACCTCTCCGGAACCGAGCTCACCGGCAAGGTGGCCGAGGCGACCCTCGAAAAGGCGGGAATTACCGTCAACAAGAACGCGGTCCCCTTCGATACCCGCTCTCCTTTCGTCACCAGCGGCTTTCGCATCGGAACGCCGGCGACCACCACCCGCGGGCTCAAGGAGGCCGAAATGGGGCAGGTGGCCGACTGGATCGCCCAGGCCCTGGCCAACGTGGAGAACGAATCGGAACTGAAGCGGATTCGGGGCGAGGTCCGTGCTCTCTGCAGTCAATTCCCGCTCTATGCCCATCGTCTCAAATAACCAGGGCGCCCCTATGGACCGACCGAGCTGGCCTGAATATTTTATGGATATCGCCCGCCTCGTGGCGCGGCGCTCTACCTGTCTGCGTCGCCAGGTCGGGGCCGTCATGGTCAAGGAGAAGCACATTCTTGCCACCGGCTATAACGGTACCCCGACCGGGATCACCCATTGTGCCCAGACCGGCTGCCTGCGTGAACAGCTCGGGGTCCCCTCGGGGGAACGGCATGAACTCTGCCGGGGGCTTCACGCCGAACAGAATGCCATCATCCAGGCGGCGCGCCACGGCGTCAACATCGCCGGCGCCACCCTGTATTGCACCAACTCCCCTTGTGTCATCTGTTCGAAGATGCTTATCAATGCCGGAGTTCTGAATATTGTTTACCTCGAAGGCTACCCCGACAAGCTGTCGCTGGAGATGCTGAAAGAGGCGGGTATCGAAGCTGCCCCGTTTGCCGAGGGAGAATCCGCCCCATGAAATGCCCCTTCTGTGGTTTCGCCGATACCAAGGTTATTGATTCCCGCCTCGGTCGCGAAGGAAACAACATTCGCCGACGGCGGGAATGCGTCGACTGTGAGCGGCGCTTCACCACCTACGAACGGATAGAAGAGACCTTGCCCCTGGTTATCAAGAAGGATGGTCGTCGGGAAGCCTTCGACCGGACCAAGATTATCGCCGGGATGCAGCGGGCCTGCGAGAAACGTCCGGTCTCTATCGGTACCATCGAAAAATTTGTCGACCGGCTCGAGCTGAGTCTGCAGGAGAGTGGCGAAAAGGAAGTGGAAGCAAGCCGGGTCGGCGAGGCGGTGATGGCCGCCCTGCACGCTATTGACGAGGTCGCCTATGTCCGGTTTGCCTCGGTCTATCGCCAGTTCAAGGATATCAATGAATTCATGGCCGAACTCAAGGAGATCCTTGCCAAGGGTGAAAACCGGAGCCCTGCCGGCGCCGGCAAGGTCTGACTCCTGTAACAACTTGGATTTTCGCCATGACAATGCTGGCTGAAGATTTCATGCAGCGGGCCCTCGATCTCGCCCGGCAGGCCGAAGGTCGCACCCGCCCCAATCCACCGGTCGGGGCCGTCGTCGTTCGCGACGGAGCCATCGTCGGCGAGGGCTTCCATCCTCGGGCCGGGGATCCCCACGCCGAGATTTTCGCCCTTCAGGCCGCCGGTCCCCTGGCCCGCGGCGCCGATCTCTATGTGACCCTGGAACCCTGCAGCCACACCGGTCGTACCGGTCCCTGCGCCGAGGCGGTGGTGGCTGCCGGCATCGCGCGGGTCTTCATCGGCAGCGGCGATCCCAATCCGCTCGTCTCCGGGCGGGGGATCAATCACCTGCGGCAGGCCGGTATCGTCGTCGAAACCAATATACTTGCCGACCAATGTCGGCGCCTGATCGCTCCCTTTGCCAAGCATGTAACGACCGGGCTGCCCCTGGTCATTCTCAAGAGTGCTCTCACTCTCGATGGTTGCAGTGCCACCGTCACCGGCGACTCGTGCTGGATCAGCGGACCGGAGAGCCGGGCGATGGTGCATCACCTGCGAAACCGGGTCGATGGGATCATGGTCGGAATCGGCACCGTGCTCCAGGATGACCCCCGCCTGACCTGCCGGCTGCCGGACGGAGGCGGGCGCGACCCGCTGCGGGTGATCGTCGATTCCCGGTTGCAGATTCCGGAGACGGCCGCCGTCATCAGCCCGGCGCTGGCGAAAGGTACCGTCGTCGCCACCACCGCCGCCGCGCCGGAGGAAAAGCTGCAGCGGTTGCAGCAGCAGGGCGTGACCATTCTTTTCTGCGACAGTCGTGAGGGACGGGTCGATCTGGGCGATCTGCTGCAAAAACTTGGCGCCCAGGGACTCCAGAGCCTGCTGGTCGAAGGGGGGGGCGTCCTCAACCAGTCCCTGCTTGGCGCCGGCCTGGTCGATCGGGTCATGGTTTTCATTGCACCCAAATTGCTCGGAGGGAACGACGGCAGGAGGATGTTCAGTGGCCCCGGCGTCCGTGCCCTCGCTGATGCCGTAACGGTGCGGGATGTCCGGGTCAGCTTTTATGGCAAGGATATCCTGATCGAAGGGGAGGTAGGGGCATGTTTACCGGGTTGATCGAGGACCTAGGAACCGTACGGGAATTGCGTCCTTCCGGAACCGGGGCCCGCCTGACCGTCGCCACCGCGATTCCATGGAATGAACTGGTCCTGGGGGAGAGTATTGCCGTCAACGGAATCTGCCTGACCGTCGTTGCCATCGACCGCGGCGCCTTTGCCGTCGATGTTTCGCCCGAAACCTTGCAACGCTCCACCCTGGGGCGGCTGGCATCCGGAAACCGGGTCAACCTGGAGCGGGCCCTGCGGCTCGGTGATCGTCTCGGTGGTCACCTGGTCAGTGGGCATATTGACGGTACCGGGGAGGTTGTCGCCCGGGTCCCGGACAGTAACGCCATCCGCTTTACGATTGGCTGCGGTGGGAATCTGAGCCGCTATATTGTCCCGAAGGGGTCGGTGGCCATCGATGGCATCAGCCTGACCGTCAACCAGGTCGAAGGGGATCGTTTCGAGGTTTCAATCATTCCCCACACTCTCGCAATGACGACGCTCAAACATCGCGAACCCGGGGCCCGGGTCAACCTCGAGGTCGACGTCATCGGCAAGTATGTCGAGCGTCTCCTCGGGCCTCGCGAAACCCCGGGTGAAGGGGGCGGGCTTGCCCTGGAGACCCTTGCCAAGTATGGATTTCTATGAGATAGTGGCGGGCCACGGAAGGAGCCACACCGCATGCCGATAGCCAAGATCGAAGCCGCCCTGGAGGATATCCGCCAGGGCAAGATGATCATTCTGGTCGATGATGAAGACCGTGAAAATGAAGGCGACCTGGCCATGGCCGCCGAACTGGTCACCCCCGAGGCGATCAACTTCATGGCCCGGGAGGGAAGGGGCCTGATATGTCTCTCTCTGACGGAAGACCGGGCCGACCTGCTCGATCTTCCGTTGATGGTTCGGGACAACACCTCCTCATTCGGGACCGCCTTCACCGTTTCGATCGAAGCCCGCCGCGGGGTCACCACCGGGATTTCTGCCGCCGACCGCGCGCAAACGATTCGCGTCGCCATCAGCGAGCAGACCACCGCCGCCGATCTGGCGCGTCCCGGTCACGTCTTTCCCCTGCGGGCCAAGAAAGGCGGCGTGCTGGTTCGCGCCGGCCAGACCGAAGGATCGGTTGACCTCGCCCGCCTCGCCGGCCTCAAGCCGTCGGGGGTGATCTGCGAGATCATGAACGACGATGGAACCATGGCGCGCATGCCGGAACTGCGCAAGTTCTCCGAAAAACATGGTCTGAAAATTGTCACCATCGCCGATCTCGTCGCTTACCGCATGCGTAAGGAACTGCTGGTGCGGCGGGCTGCGGAGACCGTTCTGCCGACCCCCTTCGGCGGTGAATTTCGGGCCATCGCCTATGAAAACGACGTTGACGACGCCCAGCACCTGGCCCTGGTCAAGGGCGATCTTGCCCCGGACCGCCCCATTCTGGTGCGCGTCCATTCCGAATGTCTCACCGGGGATGTGTTTGGCTCCCAGCGCTGTGATTGCGGTGAACAGCTGCATGCGGCGATGGCACAGATCGATGCTGAAGGGGAGGGTGTCATTCTTTATATGCGCCAGGAAGGTCGCGGCATCGGGCTGATCAACAAGCTTAAGGCCTATGCATTGCAGGATACCGGCCACGATACCGTTGAAGCGAACGAGGTCCTCGGCTTCAAGGCGGACCTTCGCGATTACGGCATCGGGGCGCAGATCCTCGCCGAGCTCGGCATCCGGAAGATTCGGCTGATGACCAACAACCCCAAGAAAATTGTCGGCCTTGAAGGGTACGGTCTGGAAATCGTTGAGCGGGTGGCGATCGAAATTCCGCCGACCGGCAGCAATCTCCAGTACCTGAAGACCAAGCGGGAAAAACTCGGCCACCTGCTCGAGAATCTTTAGCCGACCCCGGTGACTGTAACGGCGACCGACTGCTGCCAGTCGTCGTCCCAACCCGGGCCGAATCGGGAGGACAAGTGATGACCAAGACCTTCGAAGGAAAACTGGATGCCCAGGGGCTGCGTTTTGGTATCGTCGCCGGGCGCTTTAACAGTTTCATCAGCGACCGTCTGGTCGAGGGTGCCATCGACGCCCTATTGCGCCATGGGGCCGCGACGGAAAATATCCACCTTGCCAAGGTTCCCGGTGCCTACGAAATTCCCCTGGTCGCCGGCAAATTGGCGAAATCTGAAAAATATGACGCGGTGATCTGTCTCGGTGCGGTGATCCGCGGCGCTACACCCCACTTCGATTATGTCAGCTCGGAGGTTTCCAAGGGGGTGGCTGCCGTTGGTCTGGCAACCGGGGTGCCGGTTATCTTCGGTGTCCTGACCACGGATACGATCGAGCAGGCCGTTGAACGTGCTGGTACCAAGGCTGGCAACAAGGGCTTCGAGGCCGCCATGGGTGCTATCGAGATGGCCAATCTCCTCAAGGTGCTGTAGTCGATATGAGTAAAGGATTGCGGCGCCAGGGGAGGGAGCTCGCCCTGAAGGCTATTTACGGAATGCACGATGGGGACGCCGAACCGGCGTCCTTTCTGCGGTCATTCTGGAGCAATTTCAGATTCCGGGACGATGTCCTCGGTGAAGCCCAGGAAGAGCCGGCCGGCAAAGTTCCTGAGGATGTCCGGATTTTTACCGATGAACTGGTCACCGGCACCATTGAGAACCTCGAACGTATCGATCAGGTTCTCGGAGAATATTCAACCAACTGGTCCCTGGAGCGGATGTCCCGGGTTGATCTCGCCCTGTTGCGCATGGCCTGCTTCGAGCTCCTCTACCGGAGCGACGTGCCGTCCAATGTCGTTATCAATGAAGCCATTGAAATCGGCAAAACCTACGGCACCAAGGAAACACCGTCTTTTGTCAACGGTATCCTCGACAAGGTTTCCCGGACCTATCGCCAGGTTCAACAATGAGCCAGGTGCGACTCCTTGACCTCCCTGCCGACCGCATGGACGGTGAGGTGGTCGCCGCCCTTTTTTTCCAGGACGAGAGGCCGCTGCAGGGGCCGGCGGCATTACTCGACTGGCGGCTCGGGGACCCTCTGACCAGGGCTTTGGTCGGCGGGGGAAGCCGTGGCCGGGCAGGGGAACACCTGCTGGTAGGTAACAACGGAAAACTCAACAGTGACTGGGCACTCTTCGTTGGCGGAGGGAGCTGGCACGGGCTCGGACCCGAGACCTATCGCAGTCTTGTCGATCACGTGTTGCAGGTCTGTCGCAACGCCGGATTCCGGCGGATTGCATTGTGTCTGGCGCCTCTGGCCGGCATGCGCCCCGCCGATCTGGAGGCCATGGTCAATCAATCTCTGCAGCAACTCGATTTTCCTGGCTGTGAATGCCTGCTCTCCCTGGAGACCATCTGAATCAACGGCTTAAAGCCGTACCATCTGTTGCGGAAAAGAGGAAGGAATGAAACAAATAAGGGTTGGCCTGCTCGGATTCGGCACTATTGGCACCGGCGTCGTCAAGGTGTTTCAGGAAAATGCTCAACTCCTGCGCGAACGGCTTGGGGCCGAACTGACCCTGGCCCGTATAGCCGATCTCGATATAAAGACCGATCGTGGCGTCAAGGTCGATGCCGGTCTGCTGACGACCAATGCCGAAGCCCTGCTGACGGCACCCGACATCGATGTTGTCGTCGAACTGATCGGTGGCTATGAGCCGGCCCGGAGTTTTGTTCTCAAGGCGATCGCCAATGGCAAGCATGTTGTTACCGCGAACAAGGCCCTTCTCGCCCTGCACGGGGAAGAAATCTTCGCCGCGGCCGCTGCCAAGGGTGTCGAAGTAATGTTCGAGGCCGCCGTTGGGGGAGGGATCCCGGTCATATCGGCGATCAAGGAAAACCTCTGCGCCAATCGATTCCGCAGCATCTTTGGTATCCTCAACGGCACCTGCAACTACATCCTGACGCGAATGACCAATGACGGGGCCGAATTTTCCGATGTTCTTGCCGATGCCCAGGCCAAGGGCTACGCCGAAGCAGACCCGACCTTCGATATCGAAGGGGTCGATACCGCCCATAAACTGGCGTTGCTGATCTCCCTCTGTTTCGGCACCAAGGTTGCGTTTGCCGACATCTATACCGAAGGGATCAGCGAAATTTCGGCTCTGGATATCCAGTTCGCACGTCAATTCGGCTACAAGATCAAATTACTGGCAATCGGCAAACAGGATAACGGCCAGATTGAGGCCCGGGTCCAGCCGACGATGATTCCGCTCAACTATCCCCTGGCCGATGTCGATGGGGTCTTCAACGCGGTTCGCCTTTCCGGGGATTTCGTTGGCCCGGTAATGCTCTACGGTCGCGGTGCCGGGATGGAGGCAACCGCAAGTGCGGTGATGGGCGATGTCATGGCGATTGCTCGCAACCTGCGCTCCGGTGGCATAGCAAGGACGCCAGCGCTCGGTTGCTGCCCCGAGTTCGTGACTGAAATTCCGGTCAAGCCGATGGCCGATATTGTCAGCCAGTATTATCTGCGGTTCGGGGCGCTCGACAAACCTGGGGTTCTCGGCCAGGTCGCCAGCATTCTTGGGCGCTACAACATCAGCATCACCTCGATGATTCAGCCTGAGCGGCAGATTGGGGGGGCCGTTCCCATCGTTCTGCTGACCCACGAGGCGCGCGAGGACGATATCCTGGGAGCGCTCAAGGAGATCGACCGCCTACCGCTCATGTCGCAACCGAGCCGCTTTATCCGGATCGAGAGTGAACTCGACTAACCTCTCATTATCATTCAGAAAAAAAGAGCCGGGCGCCATGCGCTCGGCTCTTTTTTTCTGAATTTTTTCTGCCATCGCAAAATTCATCCTTTTTGAACTTGATAAAGAGGAGTTCGCTGTCTAAAATCAAAACACTGTTTTTAAATGGCGTTTCAGCTCAGGGTCATCGTCTTTCCGTTTTCGTTAATGTAACCCCCCCACAGTAAGGAGGAATGGTATGCGAATCACGAGGTACAGAAGCTGCCTGCTGGCAGCGGGGTTCATGGCCTTGACCCTGGCGATTCTTCCGGCCACGGTGCAGGCGGCGGGTTTCTCCCTTATGGAACAAAGC is a window encoding:
- a CDS encoding homoserine dehydrogenase, with the translated sequence MKQIRVGLLGFGTIGTGVVKVFQENAQLLRERLGAELTLARIADLDIKTDRGVKVDAGLLTTNAEALLTAPDIDVVVELIGGYEPARSFVLKAIANGKHVVTANKALLALHGEEIFAAAAAKGVEVMFEAAVGGGIPVISAIKENLCANRFRSIFGILNGTCNYILTRMTNDGAEFSDVLADAQAKGYAEADPTFDIEGVDTAHKLALLISLCFGTKVAFADIYTEGISEISALDIQFARQFGYKIKLLAIGKQDNGQIEARVQPTMIPLNYPLADVDGVFNAVRLSGDFVGPVMLYGRGAGMEATASAVMGDVMAIARNLRSGGIARTPALGCCPEFVTEIPVKPMADIVSQYYLRFGALDKPGVLGQVASILGRYNISITSMIQPERQIGGAVPIVLLTHEAREDDILGALKEIDRLPLMSQPSRFIRIESELD